A window of Micromonospora sp. WMMC415 genomic DNA:
GAGATCCAGCTGACCGCGGCCTAACCTCGATGCCGGCGACGTGGCGGCATCCGGGTAGCTCCGAAACCCCGATGCCCCCGGCATGGAGTTGATCAGGTGGGCAGGACCGGCGCCAGCAGGTCCAACAGGGCGTCGTGGTGGCGGCCGGTACTGAGCAGCGCGGTTCCGTCCCCGGCGAGCAGCGGGCGACCGCGAAGATCGGTCGCCCTCCCGCCGGCCTCCTGGACGATCAGCGGTAGCGGTGCGAGGTCTTCGTACCCCATTTCCGGGCCGGCGATCACGATCGCATCCACCAGTCCGGTGAGCAGACCCCCGATCCCGCCCAGATGACCGGTGATCCGCGTACGACGATGCAGCGCGAGTAACACGTCAGCGGGCCAGCCGGCCGGGTTGACCAGCTCCACTCGGGCGGCGGCCAGGTCCGGGGTATCCCGCAGCACCGGCTCCAGATCCCTGCCGTCGGTGCGGACACGGCAACCGCAGCCGCGCGCCGCGTAGATCAACTGCCGGGCGACGGGCTGGTTGATGACGGCGAGAGCGGGGCCATGCTCGTCCTCAAGGGCAAGGTTGGTGCCGAAGACGGGGATGCGGTACGCGAAGTACTTCGTGCCGTCGATTGGGTCGATGATCCATCGCCGGCCGGAGCTGCCAACCGTGTCACCGGTCTCCTCGCCGTACACGCCGTCAGCCGGAAACCGCTCCGCCAGCTCGGTACGGATCAGCGCCTCGACGGCAACGTCGGCATCGGTGACCTCGGTTCCGTCCGCCTTGAGCGTCATCGCGAAGTCAGCCGCGAAGAACCGCTCGGCGGCCAGTCTCCCTGCTCGCTCGGCCAGCCCGACCGCGAAGTCCAGCAGCTCTCGATCGGGCGGGGGCGCGTTGATTCCCGGGCCCACCCTCGTCGACCGAGTCAGCGCTGCCTCGAATCCGCGACGAAGACGCCGCGCCCCGGTCGGCCGACCAACACACCCTGCCCCCGCAGCCTCGCCACCGCACGGTGGATGGTCGACACCGACACGTCGTAGTGGTCAGACAGCTCCTGTGTGGATGGAATCTGCGACCCGGGCTGAAACTCGCCCACCTCGATCCGCCTCAGCAGATCCTCGATCAACTCGTCCATGGTCGGCGGAATCGGCACGTGAAGGCCCCTTGCAGTCGGTTGGCCCTCCCAGTATCGAGCACCAGGTGAAAGAGCGGCAACAACTGAAAGAGGTGCAGCAGGCAGGCAGGC
This region includes:
- a CDS encoding inositol monophosphatase family protein; protein product: MGPGINAPPPDRELLDFAVGLAERAGRLAAERFFAADFAMTLKADGTEVTDADVAVEALIRTELAERFPADGVYGEETGDTVGSSGRRWIIDPIDGTKYFAYRIPVFGTNLALEDEHGPALAVINQPVARQLIYAARGCGCRVRTDGRDLEPVLRDTPDLAAARVELVNPAGWPADVLLALHRRTRITGHLGGIGGLLTGLVDAIVIAGPEMGYEDLAPLPLIVQEAGGRATDLRGRPLLAGDGTALLSTGRHHDALLDLLAPVLPT
- a CDS encoding winged helix-turn-helix domain-containing protein, which gives rise to MPIPPTMDELIEDLLRRIEVGEFQPGSQIPSTQELSDHYDVSVSTIHRAVARLRGQGVLVGRPGRGVFVADSRQR